In Novosphingobium kaempferiae, the DNA window CGGGCCTGCCGCCGACGGTACTGGTGACGGCGGGGCTGGACCCGCTGCGCGATCAGGGGCGCGCCTACGCCGCCAAACTGGTCGAGGCGGGGGTGCCGACCGCCTACTACGAGGGGCGCGGGCTGATCCACGGCTTCGCGACGTTCCGCAAGGCGATCCCCTCTGCGCAGGCCGATACGGTCGCCTTCCTCCACGTCGCCCGGGCGATGCTTGACGAGGGCGCTCCCGCCGGGAAATGACACGATCGTGTCAACATGACACCCCGGATGGATGGAGAGGGACAGACCTGATTCGCGCCATCCGCTGGTGGGCCTCGTCGATGAGACGCTGCGGCTGAACGGCCGCCTGCGCACGGTCTTCGGAACGGCGCGGGCGGGCTGTTCGCTCAACGATAGCGAGCACATGGTGCTCAATGCGGTGGTGGAGGCGGACCGGCCGCCCACCGTCGCGCAGATCGGACGTTCGCTGGGCCATGCGCGCCAGCTCGTACAGCGCGCCGCCAATGCCCTGCGCGATGCGGGGCTTATCGAGACGTTCGACAACCCCGATCACAAGCGCGCCCTGCTGCTGCGCGCTACCGAGAAAGGCGCTGCGCTCAAGCGCGCGATCGACGCGCGGGCGGATGCCATCGCGCGCGAGCTGGTGCCTTCCCTCGACCCTGAGGAAGTGGCCGATGCGGTCGCCGCGCTGCGCGCGCTGCGCCGCCAGATAGAGGCGCATTTGCGCGCCCGCTAAGGAGAGATGATGGACGCCGATCTCGACCGGCTGGCCCCGATCGGGCCGCTTACCGAATGGCTCGACGCGCATGTGCCGCAACTGGGCAAGGGACCGCTGAAGACGGCGGTGCTGTCCGGCGGCACCTCCAACGTGGTGCTGACGCTCGACCGTGGGGACAGGCCCATGGTCATGCGCCGCCCGCCCGCCGTGCCCCCGCCCGGTGCCGAAAAGGGCGTGCTGCGCGAGGCGCGCATCCTGACCGCGCTCAATGCGACCGACGTGCCGCATCCGGTGTGCCATGGCTCCTGCGCGGACGACGGCGTGGTCGGCGCGCCGTTCTACGTCATGGACAAGGTGGAGGGCTGGGCGCCGAACCTGCGCGACGAGCGGATCCACAACGAGCCGCCGTTCGACCGCATGCCTTACGAATACGGCATTCCCTTCGCCATCGTCGACGGGCTGATCGCGCTCGCCAACGTCGATCATGAGGCCATCGGCCTTGACGACTACGGCAAGCCGGGCCCGTTCCTGCAACGACAGGTCGACCGCTGGGCAGGGCAACTGGCGTCGTACAAGGAGCGCTACGGCTACGAAGGCCGCGAGTTGCCGGGCTATGCCGAGACCGAGGAATGGCTGCGCGCGAACGTGCTGCCGAACGAGAGGCGCGGGATCATCCACGGCGATGTCGGCACGCCCAACATGATGTTCCGCCACGGCCCGCCCGCGCGGCTGGCAGCGATGATCGACTGGGAGCTTTCGACCATCGGCGATCCGATGATCGACATGGGCTGGTTCACCGGCGGCATGCGCGACGAGGACGAGCCGGACAAGACGTTCCCCACCGCGCTCAACAACCCCGCGCATTTCCCGACGCGGCAGGAACTGGGCCGCTACTACTGCGCCGGTACGGGCCGCGACATCCGCGACTTCGACTATTTCTCGATCCTCGCGAAGTTCAAGTCGGGCTGCCTGCTCGAATACAAGGTGGCGCAGGCCGAGGCGGGGATACTGCCGAAGGAAACAGGGCGCTTCTTCGCGAAGATCGTCCTCAACTGTTTCGAGGACACCGCGAAGATGGTGCGGAGGATTGCCTGATGATCGACTTTTCAATCGAACCCGAGTTCCAGGCGAAGCTCGACTGGATGGACCGTTTCGTGCGGGACGAGTGCGAGACGATGGACCTGCTGTTTCCCGAACAGGGCGCGCAGTTCGATCCGTCCTACGCGGCGGCGCGGCGGCACCTGAAGCCGTTGCAGGAACAGGTGAAGGCGCAGGGGCTGTGGGCGTGCCACCTCGGACCGCATCTGGGTGGACCGGGCTACGGGCAGGTCAAGCTGGCGCTGATGAACGAGATCATCGGCCGCTCGACATGGGCGCCTACCGTCTTCGGCACCGCCGCGCCCGACACCGGCAATGCCGAAATCCTCGCCCTGTTCGGCACGGCGGAGCAGAAGCAGAAGTACCTCGGCCCGCTTATGGCGGGGGAGATCGTCTCGTGCTTCTCGATGACCGAGCCGCAGGGTGGTGCGGACCCTGACGTCTTCACCTGCCGCGCCACGCGGGAGGGCGACGAATGGGTGATCGAGGGGGAGAAGTGGTTCTCCTCCAACGCGCGGTTCGCCTCGTTCCTTCTGG includes these proteins:
- a CDS encoding MarR family winged helix-turn-helix transcriptional regulator, with the translated sequence MERDRPDSRHPLVGLVDETLRLNGRLRTVFGTARAGCSLNDSEHMVLNAVVEADRPPTVAQIGRSLGHARQLVQRAANALRDAGLIETFDNPDHKRALLLRATEKGAALKRAIDARADAIARELVPSLDPEEVADAVAALRALRRQIEAHLRAR
- a CDS encoding phosphotransferase family protein, giving the protein MMDADLDRLAPIGPLTEWLDAHVPQLGKGPLKTAVLSGGTSNVVLTLDRGDRPMVMRRPPAVPPPGAEKGVLREARILTALNATDVPHPVCHGSCADDGVVGAPFYVMDKVEGWAPNLRDERIHNEPPFDRMPYEYGIPFAIVDGLIALANVDHEAIGLDDYGKPGPFLQRQVDRWAGQLASYKERYGYEGRELPGYAETEEWLRANVLPNERRGIIHGDVGTPNMMFRHGPPARLAAMIDWELSTIGDPMIDMGWFTGGMRDEDEPDKTFPTALNNPAHFPTRQELGRYYCAGTGRDIRDFDYFSILAKFKSGCLLEYKVAQAEAGILPKETGRFFAKIVLNCFEDTAKMVRRIA